Proteins encoded by one window of Panicum virgatum strain AP13 chromosome 7N, P.virgatum_v5, whole genome shotgun sequence:
- the LOC120682083 gene encoding uncharacterized protein LOC120682083, translating into MFHRAGLSLSQIHAALFHRSIRRELQRLIGDAGPGVLLFFHYSRRCSRRCRSTSAMAPPNSTFGTSSPPSSASMSDRASGPMASDTPAPSSPSSCGRGIWWFRPRVQIYLPHDQQLILIAKS; encoded by the exons ATGTTCCACCGTgcaggcctctctctctctcagatcCACGCTGCTCTCTTCCACAGATCCATACGGCGGGAGCTCCAGCGCCTCATCGGGGACGCGGGGCCCGGGGTCCTGCTCTTCTTCCACTACAGCCGCAGGTGCTCAAGGCGGTGCAGAAGCACATCGGCAATGGCGCCTCCAAACAGTACTTTCgggacttcgtcgccgccgagTTCCGCCTCCATGTCCGACCGAGCGAGCGGTCCTATGGCATCAGACACGCCGGCACCATCCTCCCCATCAAG TTGTGGCAGGGGCATTTGGTGGTTTAGACCCAGG gtTCAGATTTATTTGCCTCATGATCAGCAGCTGATTCTTATTGCCAAGTCTTAG